The DNA sequence ATTATTCGCGTCTGGAATCGTCctcgtttttttcttcttccttcccGGTCGTCGATAAACGGACGCGTACCGTGCCAGATCGAAAGCATGCCGTCCGCCAACACACCTCGACAACCCCATCGAGCATGTAGATAATCCAGGATAAAGGTTGCACATAGGTGCATCGAGCATGATACGCGTTCGAAGACGCGCGAATCCGCGTATTCCCCGGATTTATACAGGCTGAACGGCAAAGCATTCATCTCGTTCGATCGGCTGAGAGATCGAGGTTAAAGGAGACTACGGATCTGCGTgcattatattaattaaattcgccGCTTCAGAACAATTTTACCAAGCCAGGTGTATTTCTAGCGAAGCGTTTGCGCGAATCGGCAAACTTTTTTCGCGTTCTCGTTCGAACGTAACGATACCATCGATTTCCATTATGCATTATTATGGAAACGTCACAATGCTGTTCGCTGATTTTGTTCTCGCTCGACGTTGTTTTCAAAGGCGAGCGGCGCCTCCGATAACACATCAGAGTGCATATCGCGGATTGTTTTTACGCTCCATTCGCATTCGtattagaatttatttatgttcGTGGAAATGTCGCGGCGTGTATTGTGCAGAATCAGTCTGATAGGATGTGATTAGTCACACGATtgattatttcttttcttcctttacgTATAACTGGCAATAACAGGGTTACATGTGTTCGTcgaacgttttatgttatctTTCTCGTTGAAATCGACACGAATCGAAGATACGCGTGTATCGGTAACGTTATTGAGATTTTCATAATGCGAAGGCCCGGTGCTACGAAGAACGATACGTAAAAGGAGAGGACGTCCGGTGCAGTTTCATGAatacgaaaaaagaaacaaggaCGAATGCGAAGCCGCGAAGATTTGTAGGCCGGACAACAATATTTATTGCGAGACGTCGAGTCATCTGTAAACATAAAATAACCAGCCGCATCGCGTGCAGCATACGCGGCCCTATTGCAGCCCGTCGGCTAGTCCGGCGCTCGCTTCAATTTCCTTTGAGCAGCGTTGGGAGACCGAGAATTTGTCAGAATGAAATATCTAAATCCCcgtgtatattaaaatatcccAACGACGATGGTAATGGCTTTACGCGGCATTAGTCCTTTGACATTGTGCGCTGGATGCCGGGTCACATCTAACTCTTTTATGCCTCACAAAAGCCAACTTTGGCCCCCATTTTCTCCAAATGAGAACAGATAATGTCAGCGTGCTTTCATTTAAAAACTCGGGTGGAGGGACACATGCCAACATGGAATATTCAGTAACGTAAACATTATGCAAAGATTAACGTATTCGTGGTTATTAAGCTCCTTCTATTAGGCTTTATCGATCGTGTCGTTCTATTTTGCTTCTGACAAGAAAGAAATTGGGTCTCTTTTTAACTGTAACTACCATACGATTTGAGATGCTTCTCGTcatatttttagtaataattaatGTTTCCATCTTCTCTTGTAGCTTCTACGTATATTTCAAATACGTAGGATTTACTAAAATCACCAAATAAACAGAATTGTAAAGATACAAACAAAATGTAGCATGATTTATAATTGGAAGAACCAGGTGCTGAAAATCGTTTGAATTTGAGTGAAACGTCAGTCAGACACTGCAGCGTGCTACGTTTTAGTATTTAAGCAGAAGTTTCCTAAGCTATTGTTTCAAAGTATGCCAAGGGAACTCTTGCAAACGTCAAAGGTAAAATCAACGACAACCAAAGGATTTCGTAAATGCTTATGTATCATCAGAATTACGTTTACTTGTTACATTAATGTTTAGTACACGTATGATGCGTTGCTATGTACGAATATTCTTAACTCCGTCTTAACAAATACGATTGCCTGTGAAGCGTCGTTAAATTCCGCTACTCGCGACACGATGGAAATATCTTCTAACGACATCAACAATTCTATATACAGGTTATGAGTTATCGTTGATGAAAACACGCTGGAGAGGAACTACCATGGTCGAGGatatttacattaatatttCAGTTAATACTACGTGGCaacgaaattaataatacTCTCACGAAAGATTCAGCATCATAAGAACTATTGCAAATAACGTGACAAAATATTCCCATCGTCACGAGCATCGTTCGTAATACAATTGCTCTTCGTAATTCTCTAAAACAGCATCGTGGCCTATCCACCGTGTGCTCCTATATAATTTCCATGAAACAATTGTACTACTACGGTTTGTACACGGCTACGTAAGTATCCACCGGCGGAATACTCgtttagaataataatatccTCGCGtaaacatatacatacacacacatatacatatgtatgtatatatatatttatacatgaaattaaattaccgCTATTATCTCGTCCTTCTGAACGATGCACTATCATGGCACGATGCTCTACACGTCTTAAAATACAACGACGATGGCCGATATACATTTCTAAAATGCTTGACTCAGAAATACAGACAAGAGCCTGACGTAATTACTAATACGTGTTTATGAACATGATGCAGCAATACTGTGAAAATACCTGAGTATATTTATGTTTTCTCTCCTAAATGGAAGAAGCATCATGGGACAATGCACGCATAATTCGTgtgtatttaataaaactcATCGTACATATGTAGACGTCTAGACGACAGATACACCAACATGTCGAACGATAGCCTTAACTGGCAGCAACGAGGCATAATTAAGcacgttaaaaattaaacggACATTGCACGAACGGGAGTGGAACGATCTCGCGCGCCTTATCTATCGGTTGCGCAagcgaaaaaggaagaaacgagcTGGCGAATTATCGACTAGGTCTGATAAATTGTTGCCAATCCTCCCCGGAGACTATTTGTCTCCCTTGACTATTTCATCTATAATCAACGACTCGTCAACTCGTTTCGCGACCAGTCAATTTTATGGCAAATTGATCACAAGCGAACTCTGTTGATTTCAATGCATTGAAAACGAGGGTACTGTGTAACAGCGCGCGTTTAAGCTCCCTTCGTTTTAGGAGTTTCGTCGCGCGTTTCACTCGCGAGCTTTCAAGCCATGAATCGAATAGTCACGACCGATTTTCTTCGCACCAGGAGAAGAAAAACTTCTGAAAGTCATTGCTGCTGCACGTTTCTCATCACCACCTTctccttccttttttcaattcggtttcgttttttattcgtttcaacTCTGTCTCGTTGATTTTCacactttttccttttttggtTTCCTTTGTCCCTACTCTCTTCCATTTGTCTCTTGCGTTTTGTTCTTTTCGGGATTTATAACGAGCCGCGTTGCTTCCGACCGCCCTTAAGACGGCGAATCCTGCAGTTCCTGTTTCTGCTGCACTTTACCGATATTCTCCGCCTCCCACACCGTGTCCGGAAGTTTGGTTCCCAATGTTTCCGGGAAGAATAGAGACAGCAGCCCCGCGGATAACGCCATGCATCCAAACAGAATCAACGGCAGCTCCGGCATTATTTGTGCCTGTACCATAAAAAGATACGTAAAAATGCGAGAAGACGAAGTacattatatctatatattgCATGTATTTCTACCgtgaaaaattcatttcgcGAAGATTTATAGATTGTTATTTGAGCACGAATACTTTTACACGAAAGGCAATTGGCCCTCTCGCACTCTATACCAACTAAtgatattattaaattgaCATGTGACAAGTCTTAAGTTGTACTTTATTATCGCAATTTACTTCGAGCAAAAATGTTATCTGTTTCGTTATTAAATCTATTACTGTCgggtaaaaaaatttattagcGTATCTTATAGTGGTAATATTAATGTAATTGTACTAATCCACAGAAACGAAGGACAAATGCACAACTGTGTAGAAATAGCTACAATGTAAAATTTCGCGTTTGCAAAAGCCACAAAGCCctttgtaattattttgtcCGGTCTTTAAGCCTTGCTTAATCCGCAAGCTTAACATATCGATAAATCAGAATCTTTGTTTCGCTCGTATTGTTCGAAAATAAAGCGCAAGCATGCAACAAGCTGCTCGTATCGGTATCGTTCTACGATGTACATTCTTGCGGTGGTAGACTCACCAAAAGAGGAGTTTGCGGTGACAATATTGACCCCATGCGGCCAGTCATGCTGCAAATTCCAAGAAGGGAGTGTCTCAAGTTCGTAGGGAACAGCTCCGTCGTGTAAATGTAAATCGTCGAGAAGGACATCGTAATACACCATTTCCCGCCCATGTACAAGATCAGTGGTAGAAAGCTCAGCGAACCTGCAATGGATTCGTTGTCTATCGATACTTGACGTTCCCTTTGTAAATTAATCTGTCACCACTCGAACATTTTCAAACAAGTAATATAAAAGGGATGTAAGGCAAAATGCTGTAAATTGCAGAGggaatttcaaagaaaatcCAGGTTACCTGTCGGTACGAATTGTATAGCCAGACAGAACACTCCGCTCAGTAAGAAAGACGAGGAAAGGGTAGCTTTACGACCAATGTAATCGGTCAGGAACCAGGTCAGAAAGTAAGCCGGGATTTCGACGATGGCCACTAGTATGAAATTAACGTATTTGTCACCGGCGAAAGCCACCGAGTTTAACGATAATCCATAATAGACGAAAGTGTTCGTCAACCAGCAAAACGAGCACGCCAGCAACCGAGTGAGCATCACCGAACTATTTAAAACTTGCATCGCTGGTGACTTCTTTTCGGCTTGTACCAATTGTTCCGTCTGAAAAATACGATGCCAGATAACGTTTCGAACTCGAATATTTTCCTTTGTACTTCCTTGAAAATTAATCCTACCTTTTCTGTTTTCACCATGTTCAATTCTTTGAACGCTCCAATGGCTTCCTCGGAGATTTGTAGTCCGTTAATACGCGCCATTCTCCGATAAATACTTTCCACCTTTTCGTGTTTTCCATTCGCCAATAACCACCTTGAAAATGGGCATCATTGtgtgtgtttttctttttcttttttttttttctacagTAATTTTCGAACGGGGAAACGATTGAGAGTATCTTTGTATAGAACACGCTTTATCGATAACCTATGGCGTagatagaaaaaaaggaacgatGAGAAAAGTAATCTGATAGAATACGGTTACAGCTTGAACCAAAGATTAAAAGCAGCCTACACATCCTCGACGATCCCTCGGTATCGTGATCCGTGTTAATTAATTAGAGAGTACCGAGGTCCAATCAAGGGCGCAGTGACGTGAAAAGTTCATCGGTTAATTAGCCGGATGTCGTGGAACGCGTTTAAGGGAGTTCATTTCGAGATCGTTAACAAGGCGTCGGGACAATGCAAATGAAACATTCGCCAAAGGAAATTACCTGACTGATTCCGGGATCAGGACGGGCAATAAGATGGCGAGCAATGCCGGACCGTAAACCATTCGAAGGATCATCCGCCATGATCTAAGCCACATCGCGATCAAACCGAGTAGCATCTCACCCACTGCGAACATGCAGCAGATGATCGTGCTGGCTAGCACTCTACCGTTTACTCCTGCCATTTCCATCCCTGAAAATAATCAAACGTTGCTCATACGGTGAACTTGCGATTATTCGCTAGTAATTTAGATTATGGTTACAGCGAATGCATTCTCTGACAATCTTATGCTATCATAAGAGTTCAAATTCGTCGTTGTTCAGATGTTTAATTTGTCAGAAAGATACTTCAAAAGAACAGGCATCTAACTATGTTCTCAGTGAATCTCCGCTTCAATCGGTTACATTTTTATTGAGATGGAAGCTATCAACTAGTAGATCAAGGTTCGATATTGCTCTGcgaacaaattaaattaaagaagCAAAAGAAAGCCACcgatatttttgttaataaaaatgtcCAGCAATATGGAAAACATTACAAACGTCTATATCGATAAATGATAATCAATGTGTATTGCTAACACTGATTCTGAGATCCGTAAGAGATCAGAGTCGCTTGATCTGATAAATCGTGATAGGTGATTGAAAGACTTTTCTGACGAATTGTTGGAGCTGGCATTATTGAAACGtgcattataatatatacactGTATGGATATTGTATTTAcgtataaatgaaatatcggTGAAATTATAAGCGTGGCAATGGTAAACTGGAGAACAGCAATGGTTACCTTCAGTTACGTTTTTCGATATCGAAGGGTTCCTGCATCAAGTGGCCAGTGGCATGTGAAACATGGCCGTTATTTATATCAGCATTATTCACGTCGAACATCTTCCCTTACTTTGCCTCGTTATTAACTCACCTAAAATAAATCCAGCGCTGTAGATACCGGCCGCGACAGTCGCGTCGATAAATTCGAACACGAGAAACATCCAATAATTCACGGAGAAGGAATGTATCAGGCCGCTGATTCCGCTTAGGAATGTGGTGAGTGTCAGTATCGTGCGTCTTCCGTATCTGAAAGTAGCGAAACGAAATATAAGCGGACGTTGAGGATTTGGCGACTAGACAGCGCTTCCCTATTTGTCGATGATTCCCATAAAAGCTTCAACGAACTATATTCTCGATGTAACTCCAGAAGGTTTTTGATAGGAACGAGAGGAGTGAGAAGGTTCATATCGAAAACTATCCttgtcaattttcatattttttcagaaaaagaagaaaatacttCAACGTCTTCTGCTTTCGTTCGATAGATTtctatttttgaaataaaatatttatcatatcaCGCAATTACTAAGACGAGCTATATCGATATAATCACGAAGTTGCGCAAACTGGAATAGTACGATGGACAATGTACTCTCTTTATGAAATCAGAATAACAAACAGTGGAATAGTTAGAACATCagtatttttattcttcgtgGCTATTATCAAACTGAATTATGGCGATATGTGAGTCATCGTTTAAGAAAGCAATGATTGTGGTAGACCAAAATACATAACTGTCTCACTAAAAATAATAGCCTTGGTAACTTGGCAAGAATTATTCTGGTGAAAAACGGATTTGACAAAAGTTATTCTTCTagagaaaatcaatttttatgcGACGATAGATCATTTATGAATTTCTCTTCTAACGATTAAAATACGCTGTTATctcgaatattaaaaaattcgacAAGAATGGTTCTCGTTACGAGTCCCTTGATCGTTCAAAAAGGGGAATCTCGAAAAACAACCTGCAAGTTCGAATCATTGTCATAGATCTTCAAAGTTCGCCCAAAGTACAGTTTcatttaaatacaatttccCCTTTGGACAATCTCAAGTATTCCCCGACTTCGAATTAGGATTTACAAACTACAGACTCGCGAAAGTCGTCTGTCTGAATACCGGAGTTCCGGTTCTCCAGGGACACTCTAGCACGTGTCATAAAACGCTCTAAAAACCTCGAAGATCGTCGAGTTCGTACTGCAGGAAATAGTCTAGAGAAAAACTTCATAAACCTCAGGATAAATCCGTCACGGTTCGATTTCTCTGTGTTATCAAGCATCTTAATTATCTCTCACACGTTTTTCCACGTTTTGTGAGATAATTTCGATAAGCGAACACTAACGACCTGTTGATTTCGACCGAATCTCAGTTAAAGTGTTGCAACCCTCTTCTTcgatcgaacgtcgttagatATCCGGTTCGAATCCAATAGACTCCATTATCTAGACTTGAGATTCGAACCGACAAGAACTAATTGATAGATTTCGGACTTTTGTAGGTTTaatggaaatttgaaaataccAAAATACATAGAACAcatataacattaaaaaatacatacagTGTCCAAAAGTACTCGTAATCGtattatattacgtaaaacAATTCTCTGCTTAGGCTtcatttgtttaattatatttgtataaatataatttgccTAAACGCCCACGGTCTTCTAATCAATTTTGCTACATATACTCTTTCGGTAATTTCCAATCGaatcgtatttttctatcgttaGAAAATTTGCCAAATTTGAAGACAATGTGAAAAAATCGCTATTGATACGCGTGATTTCTAGTTTCAATTTCGTATCAAAGGTTTCTTTGGAACATTAAAACGAAAACGAGATTGTGACATAAAAAATCCGAGAGTCGTAGGAATCGCAAATTTTAATGATTGTTTCTCACTTGTCCGATATATATCCAGCGAAGATCAGTCCGACGAATTGGCCAACGTTATTTATCGTGCCCACGAGCGTGAGTTTCCATCGATTGCTGTCGCAGGTGAGGTCCCACTGTATCGAGAAAATGATAGGATAAACGTGAGTCATCTAACTAACCGTAATTAGCTG is a window from the Bombus huntii isolate Logan2020A chromosome 6, iyBomHunt1.1, whole genome shotgun sequence genome containing:
- the LOC126866404 gene encoding solute carrier family 22 member 21-like isoform X2, with protein sequence MKLFSSQNGESSTPKDGTEGKRGSDRKQEVDRFGYYQMTMFAIISLPLFLSAGFTLAYVFTAGEVKYRCAVSECENPLNTKFDESWVPDSVPNVSEMSKCIRYVVQNHTGACTNQTFTNATQKCDSWIYDPSENTVLSEWDLTCDSNRWKLTLVGTINNVGQFVGLIFAGYISDKYGRRTILTLTTFLSGISGLIHSFSVNYWMFLVFEFIDATVAAGIYSAGFILGMEMAGVNGRVLASTIICCMFAVGEMLLGLIAMWLRSWRMILRMVYGPALLAILLPVLIPESVRWLLANGKHEKVESIYRRMARINGLQISEEAIGAFKELNMVKTEKTEQLVQAEKKSPAMQVLNSSVMLTRLLACSFCWLTNTFVYYGLSLNSVAFAGDKYVNFILVAIVEIPAYFLTWFLTDYIGRKATLSSSFLLSGVFCLAIQFVPTGSLSFLPLILYMGGKWCITMSFSTIYIYTTELFPTNLRHSLLGICSMTGRMGSILSPQTPLLAQIMPELPLILFGCMALSAGLLSLFFPETLGTKLPDTVWEAENIGKVQQKQELQDSPS
- the LOC126866404 gene encoding solute carrier family 22 member 21-like isoform X1 translates to MGSRMGSRILRGDEEDSMKLFSSQNGESSTPKDGTEGKRGSDRKQEVDRFGYYQMTMFAIISLPLFLSAGFTLAYVFTAGEVKYRCAVSECENPLNTKFDESWVPDSVPNVSEMSKCIRYVVQNHTGACTNQTFTNATQKCDSWIYDPSENTVLSEWDLTCDSNRWKLTLVGTINNVGQFVGLIFAGYISDKYGRRTILTLTTFLSGISGLIHSFSVNYWMFLVFEFIDATVAAGIYSAGFILGMEMAGVNGRVLASTIICCMFAVGEMLLGLIAMWLRSWRMILRMVYGPALLAILLPVLIPESVRWLLANGKHEKVESIYRRMARINGLQISEEAIGAFKELNMVKTEKTEQLVQAEKKSPAMQVLNSSVMLTRLLACSFCWLTNTFVYYGLSLNSVAFAGDKYVNFILVAIVEIPAYFLTWFLTDYIGRKATLSSSFLLSGVFCLAIQFVPTGSLSFLPLILYMGGKWCITMSFSTIYIYTTELFPTNLRHSLLGICSMTGRMGSILSPQTPLLAQIMPELPLILFGCMALSAGLLSLFFPETLGTKLPDTVWEAENIGKVQQKQELQDSPS